The Clupea harengus chromosome 6, Ch_v2.0.2, whole genome shotgun sequence genome contains a region encoding:
- the LOC105897435 gene encoding LOW QUALITY PROTEIN: N-acetyllactosaminide beta-1,3-N-acetylglucosaminyltransferase 2 (The sequence of the model RefSeq protein was modified relative to this genomic sequence to represent the inferred CDS: inserted 2 bases in 1 codon): MCICILKRLKDYAFLYQPFMSRCRRETSDDSTEGSRPTCRISCRCPSVNTGMSLVSRAVGAICRFRRLLLCCCMPCLLVACLLVYVTLAVCLSMAPTRHQRAEDILVINTVDGKFIAPGAVANPEQAAHPEGAFWKDHMDLNKAGLWNQLQFKLDLRNSKVLHSVKARAMGFKRLPPIRASVGGRACVLSLTSVEKSMPDFLTLPRHIREFILRMLCRDFPLVTDQPHLCRAGSGMGNDTPPFLLLAIKSQAENYEQRQVIRETWGKEGQXVRGRTGEGGLVRRVFLLGRGGMRPNVTQEELLRVENRRHRDLLRWEFKDTFFNLTLKDVHLWRWLARRCPHTRFVFKGDDDVFVRTPALLDYLQEQVDKEQQKAAAGLKHDRKMENFVVGDVIPLAQPSRSKDVKYYIPRSLYTGTYPTYPGGGGVVYSGALAQRLEEVSQKIYLFPIDDVYVGMCLEKLGVIPRHEPAFLTFDFPEEEDMRCAHHSILLVHKRSPEMTRKLWAEVLAPPPECLNTSLRLEPTPKPKPTEGEDPPKQVPNNKDETDIMDLM; this comes from the exons ATGTGCATCTGCATTCTAAAGAGACTCAAAGACTATGCATTTCTATACCAACCCTTCATGTCCCGCTGCCGACGGGAGACGTCGGACGACTCGACAGAGGGTAGTAGACCTACGTGTAGAATTTCCTGCCGGTGTCCGTCAGTTAACACG gGTATGTCCCTGGTATCCAGAGCTGTAGGCGCAATATGTCGTTTCCGGCGTCTCCTGCTCTGCTGTTGTATGCCGTGCCTACTGGTGGCATGTCTCCTGGTCTACGTCACTCTCGCCGTCTGCCTGTCCATGGCCCCCACACGCCACCAGAGAGCAGAGGACATCCTTGTCATCAACACCGTAGACGGGAAGTTCATAGCCCCAGGAGCAGTGGCTAACCCTGAGCAAGCTGCCCACCCAGAGGGGGCCTTCTGGAAGGACCACATGGACCTGAATAAAGCTGGACTGTGGAACCAGCTTCAGTTTAAACTGGACCTGAGGAACAGCAAGGTGCTGCACTCTGTTAAGGCCCGTGCAATGGGCTTCAAAAGGCTGCCTCCCATCAGAGCCAGTGTGGGGGGAAGAGCCTGTGTTCTCAGCCTGACCTCGGTCGAGAAATCGATGCCGGACTTCCTCACGCTGCCCCGCCACATCAGGGAGTTCATTCTGAGGATGCTGTGCCGGGACTTCCCCCTTGTCACGGACCAGCCACATTTATGTAGAGCCGGGTCTGGGATGGGCAATGACACGCCTCCTTTCCTGCTACTGGCCATCAAGAGCCAGGCTGAGAATTACGAGCAGCGACAGGTCATCCGGGAGACCTGGGGTAAGGAGGGCCA GGTGAGGGGCAGGACAGGTGAAGGCGGGCTGGTGCGCCGGGTGTTCCTGCTGGGGAGAGGTGGCATGAGACCCAATGTGACCCAGGAGGAGTTGCTTAGAGTGGAGAACCGGCGGCACAGGGACCTCCTACGCTGGGAGTTCAAGGACACCTTCTTCAACCTGACACTGAAGGACGTGCACCTCTGGCGCTGGCTCGCCCGTCGCTGCCCACACACCCGCTTCGTCTTCAAGGGGGACGACGACGTCTTCGTCAGGACCCCGGCCCTGTTGGACTACCTACAGGAGCAGGTGGATAAAGAGCAGCAGAAGGCGGCTGCAGGGCTGAAGCATGACAGGAAGATGGAGAACTTTGTGGTGGGCGACGTGATCCCACTAGCTCAACCAAGCCGCTCCAAAGATGTCAAATATTACATCCCTAGGAGCTTGTACACGGGTACGTACCCCACGTAcccgggtgggggtggggtggtgtacTCTGGGGCACTGGCCCAGCGACTTGAAGAGGTGTCGCAGAAGATTTACCTGTTCCCTATCGACGACGTCTACGTGGGCATGTGTCTGGAGAAGCTAGGGGTGATTCCGAGGCACGAGCCAGCGTTCCTCACGTTCGACTTCCCTGAGGAAGAGGACATGCGCTGTGCACACCACAGCATCCTGCTCGTCCACAAGCGCAGCCCCGAAATGACGAGGAAGCTTTGGGCAGAGGTCCTCGCACCTCCCCCCGAATGCCTCAACACGTCCCTCAGACTAGAGCCTACGCCCAAGCCCAAGCCCACAGAAGGGGAGGACCCTCCCAAACAGGTGCCAAATAATAAGGATGAAACTGACATCATGGACTTAATGTGA
- the eif1ad gene encoding probable RNA-binding protein EIF1AD, with product MSQATKRKHVVKEALGDYVTPTENQQIVRVVSSPGNNLHEAATSEGERFLVSMPTKFRKNLWIKRGDFVIVDPIEEGDKVKGEISFILYRDNIHHLKKLGLWPKGFQDNPTSEERKNGEPRKDGGEEKEGECSENSESEEDDDSDLFVNTNHRTNYHYSESEDESEDEDEEKEEEEEGGKNSV from the exons ATGTCCCAAGCTACTAAACGCAAACACGTTGTTAAGGAGGCGCTCGGGGATTACGTCACACCCACAGAGAACCAGCAGATCGTGAGG GTTGTCAGTAGCCCCGGCAACAACCTGCACGAGGCTGCTACatcggagggagagaggtttcTCGTGAGCATGCCCACAAAGTTCCGCAAAAACCTCTGGATCAAGCGAG gtgatTTTGTGATAGTGGACCCGATAGAGGAGGGGGATAAGGTGAAGGGAGAGATCAGCTTCATTCTCTACAGAGACAACATCCATCACCTGAAGAAGCTTGGGCTGTG GCCAAAGGGGTTTCAGGACAACCCCACTTCAGAGGAGCGAAAGAATGGAGAGCCACggaaagatggaggagaggaaaaagagggagagtgcagTGAGAACAGTGAGTCCGAGGAGGACGACGACAGCGATCTCTTCGTCAACACCAACCACCGCACAAACTATCACTACTCTGAGAGCGAGGACGAAtctgaggatgaagatgaagaaaaggaagaggaggaggagggtggcaagaacagtgtgtag